One genomic window of Pseudomonadota bacterium includes the following:
- the argJ gene encoding bifunctional glutamate N-acetyltransferase/amino-acid acetyltransferase ArgJ gives MFTMREIMEKVMSCPGYRFAALHCGLKKEDQLDLALIVSEVPATAAAVFTTNKFPAAPVIYGRLQLAAAMPISVVLVNSGNANACTGDQGVAHVKELAKGLSSVLAVPEEEVFISSTGVIGEPLPVNMITAALPRFPELLSASSLAAAAEAIMTTDSQPKTCSVSLPLSTGVVHLCGLAKGAGMIEPNMATMLAYLLTDAKISGSTLQKLLAQVADRSFNRISVDGDTSTNDTVLLLANGVSGCSLATEADAKVFAAGLYQVADELSRMIVKDGEGATKLVEILVKNAPDCQAAEQISRTIAHSLLVKTAFFGEDANWGRIVAVLGYAGVDLDPGRVDIWLDRIQVVAGGQRCPDYQEGDGAEVFRQDSFTITIDLHAGDGSFSLLTADLSHEYISINADYRT, from the coding sequence ATGTTTACCATGCGGGAGATAATGGAAAAGGTTATGAGCTGTCCCGGGTATCGTTTCGCCGCCCTTCACTGCGGCCTGAAAAAAGAAGATCAACTCGATCTGGCTCTCATTGTTTCCGAGGTGCCGGCGACGGCCGCGGCGGTTTTTACCACCAATAAATTTCCGGCAGCGCCGGTTATTTATGGCCGGCTGCAACTTGCTGCGGCGATGCCAATCAGTGTTGTGCTGGTTAACAGTGGTAATGCCAATGCCTGTACCGGTGATCAGGGGGTGGCTCATGTCAAAGAGCTGGCAAAAGGCCTTTCATCCGTCCTTGCTGTTCCTGAAGAAGAGGTTTTCATCTCCTCAACCGGTGTGATCGGCGAACCCCTGCCGGTGAATATGATTACCGCCGCTCTGCCGCGTTTTCCCGAGCTTCTTTCAGCCTCAAGTCTGGCTGCCGCGGCCGAGGCCATCATGACCACAGATTCACAGCCTAAAACCTGCTCGGTTTCGCTGCCACTTTCAACCGGCGTTGTCCATCTTTGCGGCTTGGCCAAAGGTGCCGGGATGATAGAACCTAATATGGCAACCATGCTGGCATATCTCCTGACTGACGCCAAGATCTCCGGCAGTACGCTGCAAAAACTTTTAGCGCAGGTGGCGGATCGAAGCTTTAACCGGATCAGTGTTGATGGGGATACCAGCACCAATGATACCGTCCTGCTCCTGGCCAACGGCGTGTCTGGTTGTTCCCTGGCTACAGAGGCGGATGCAAAGGTGTTTGCAGCCGGCCTGTACCAGGTTGCCGATGAGCTTTCCCGGATGATCGTCAAAGATGGTGAAGGGGCGACCAAGCTGGTTGAAATCCTGGTCAAGAATGCTCCTGATTGCCAGGCAGCGGAGCAGATCAGTCGGACCATTGCCCATTCCCTGCTGGTGAAAACTGCTTTTTTTGGCGAGGATGCCAATTGGGGGCGGATTGTCGCCGTCCTGGGGTATGCCGGCGTCGACCTGGATCCTGGGCGGGTGGATATCTGGCTGGACCGGATTCAGGTGGTCGCTGGTGGTCAACGGTGTCCTGATTATCAGGAAGGTGATGGTGCCGAAGTGTTCCGACAGGATAGTTTTACCATTACCATTGATCTGCATGCCGGAGATGGTAGTTTTTCCCTGCTGACGGCCGACCTTTCCCATGAGTATATCAGCATCAATGCCGATTATCGGACTTGA
- the secA gene encoding preprotein translocase subunit SecA: MFGIVKKVIGSKNDRELKKLNPLIQQINKLESEIKKLTDEQLRAKTDIFRQQLQEGRSLDDLLPEAFAVVREASVRTLKMRHFDVQLMGGIVLHQGKIAEMKTGEGKTLAATMPLYLNALEGKGAHVITVNDYLARRDAEWMGTIYRFLGLSVGVILHGMDDQQRQVAYGCDIAYGTNNEFGFDYLRDNMKFQLEDYAQRELNFAIVDEVDSILVDEARTPLIISGPTEDLTDKYYLIDKVIPRLNKETDYEIEEKTKTVVLSDQGVARIEELLKINNLFEPSQMETLHHVNQALKAHVLFKRDVDYVVKDNQVMIVDEFTGRLMPGRRYSDGLHQALEAKEGVKIESENQTLASVTFQNFFRMYNKLAGMTGTADTEAVEFKQIYNLDVMVIPTNMPMIRIDNPDVIYKTKTEKYRAVVREIIERHQKGQPMLVGTISIDDSEKLSRMLTKKGVRHEVLNAKFHEKEAEIVAQAGRKGALTIATNMAGRGTDIVLGGNAEMLAKKKIKEDMPAEEQERILNELQAQCQGEREEVLAAGGLHILGTERHESRRIDNQLRGRSGRQGDPGSTRFYLALDDDLMRIFGSERIAKVMDTLGIEEDEPIEHGMISKAIENAQRRVEGHNFDIRKQLLEYDDVMNKQRETIYALRRDILGQNNLRELALDYVDEVATELIERLVSEKEPLPEWDYEALNAGFSQDFGLAVDFADDPAVQEVSSRESFIELFLQRLHHYYEQREQEIGVETMRQLEKIVLLHTLDTLWKEHLYSIDQLKEGIGLRGYGQKDPLREYQREGYDMFIDMLARVKEDAVIQLCHIRVTRDEEVEELDRQSKKQTGMVLGRGEGGSESGKRQPVKNKEAKVGRNDPCPCGSGKKYKRCCGR; this comes from the coding sequence ATGTTTGGAATTGTAAAAAAAGTTATTGGCAGCAAGAATGATCGGGAGTTGAAAAAGTTAAATCCCTTGATTCAACAGATCAATAAGCTGGAATCAGAGATTAAAAAACTTACCGATGAACAATTGCGGGCAAAAACCGATATTTTCCGTCAACAGCTGCAGGAGGGCAGATCCCTGGACGATCTTCTGCCGGAGGCTTTTGCCGTTGTTCGAGAGGCTTCTGTCCGAACCTTGAAAATGCGTCATTTTGATGTTCAGCTAATGGGTGGAATTGTTCTGCACCAGGGGAAAATAGCTGAAATGAAAACCGGTGAGGGTAAAACCCTGGCGGCAACTATGCCTCTCTATCTCAATGCCCTTGAAGGTAAAGGTGCTCATGTAATAACAGTTAATGATTACCTTGCCCGTCGCGATGCCGAATGGATGGGAACTATTTACCGGTTTTTAGGACTTTCTGTGGGGGTTATTCTGCATGGGATGGATGATCAGCAGCGTCAGGTAGCATATGGTTGTGATATTGCCTATGGTACCAATAATGAGTTTGGTTTTGATTACCTTCGTGACAACATGAAATTTCAGTTGGAAGATTATGCCCAGCGGGAGTTGAATTTTGCTATTGTCGATGAGGTGGACAGTATTTTGGTTGATGAGGCCAGGACTCCCTTGATTATCTCCGGGCCGACCGAAGATCTTACGGATAAGTATTATTTGATTGATAAAGTTATACCACGGTTAAACAAGGAAACTGACTATGAGATTGAAGAGAAGACTAAAACGGTTGTACTCAGCGACCAGGGGGTTGCCAGGATTGAGGAACTGCTGAAAATTAATAATCTTTTTGAACCTTCCCAGATGGAAACCCTGCATCATGTTAATCAGGCCCTCAAGGCACATGTTTTGTTTAAGCGGGATGTGGATTATGTGGTGAAAGACAATCAGGTGATGATTGTTGATGAATTTACCGGCCGTCTGATGCCTGGAAGGCGTTACAGTGACGGCCTTCATCAGGCTTTGGAAGCCAAAGAAGGTGTGAAAATAGAAAGTGAAAACCAGACCCTGGCTTCAGTAACCTTCCAGAACTTTTTCCGCATGTACAATAAACTTGCTGGAATGACCGGGACAGCGGATACGGAAGCGGTGGAATTCAAGCAGATTTACAATCTTGATGTCATGGTTATTCCCACCAATATGCCGATGATCAGGATTGATAATCCGGATGTGATCTATAAAACCAAAACGGAGAAATACCGGGCGGTGGTTAGGGAGATCATCGAGCGCCACCAAAAAGGTCAGCCGATGCTGGTGGGAACCATCTCCATTGATGATTCTGAAAAATTGAGTCGGATGCTGACGAAGAAAGGTGTTCGCCATGAAGTCCTCAACGCCAAGTTCCACGAGAAGGAAGCAGAAATTGTGGCCCAGGCGGGTCGAAAAGGTGCTTTGACTATCGCGACTAATATGGCCGGGCGGGGAACTGATATTGTTTTGGGTGGTAATGCTGAAATGCTGGCAAAGAAAAAAATAAAGGAGGATATGCCGGCGGAAGAACAGGAGCGGATATTAAACGAACTCCAAGCCCAGTGTCAGGGTGAACGGGAGGAAGTCCTGGCTGCGGGTGGACTGCATATTCTGGGGACGGAACGTCATGAAAGCCGGCGGATTGACAACCAGCTTCGGGGTCGTTCTGGCCGTCAGGGTGATCCTGGATCCACCCGTTTTTATCTGGCTCTTGACGATGATCTGATGCGTATTTTTGGTTCCGAGCGGATTGCCAAGGTCATGGATACGTTGGGTATTGAGGAAGATGAACCAATTGAGCATGGGATGATCTCCAAGGCGATTGAAAATGCCCAGCGTCGGGTTGAAGGTCACAACTTTGATATTCGGAAACAGCTGTTGGAGTATGATGATGTCATGAATAAGCAGCGGGAGACTATCTATGCCTTGCGGCGGGATATCCTGGGTCAGAATAATCTTCGTGAACTGGCGCTTGATTATGTGGATGAAGTGGCAACCGAGCTTATCGAACGGCTGGTAAGCGAAAAAGAGCCTTTGCCGGAATGGGATTATGAAGCTTTGAACGCCGGATTCAGTCAGGATTTTGGTCTTGCTGTCGATTTCGCTGACGATCCCGCGGTTCAAGAGGTTTCAAGTCGTGAATCATTTATTGAACTTTTTCTTCAGCGTTTGCACCATTATTATGAACAGCGGGAGCAGGAAATTGGCGTTGAGACCATGCGCCAGCTGGAGAAAATCGTTTTGCTGCATACTCTGGATACATTGTGGAAAGAGCACCTCTATAGCATAGATCAGTTGAAGGAAGGCATTGGCCTGCGGGGATATGGTCAGAAGGATCCGCTGCGCGAATATCAGCGTGAAGGCTACGACATGTTTATTGATATGCTGGCTCGGGTGAAAGAGGATGCGGTTATCCAGCTTTGCCATATCCGGGTAACCCGGGATGAAGAGGTAGAAGAGCTTGACCGGCAGTCAAAGAAGCAGACGGGTATGGTCTTGGGCCGGGGTGAAGGGGGCAGTGAGTCAGGGAAACGGCAACCGGTGAAGAATAAAGAGGCGAAAGTTGGTCGCAATGATCCTTGTCCCTGTGGCAGTGGCAAAAAATATAAACGCTGTTGTGGACGATGA
- a CDS encoding M23 family metallopeptidase, giving the protein MNKTEKYTLILLRDGNQYPRRIAISRKWLRRLFLLFVPPVLALFVGAVVSIFLYASNLDSINGHEKLVQQEAEMKAQIGFFASRIDNLTDQLTRIKESNVKIKVLANLNVHSGSSVRQGLGGPDPAAAALTTDSLDAARSQAIENMHRDIQVLELRLVDEQQQSNLLQDYLEEQKAVLNFTPSIRPVRGWISSGFGYRRSPFTGKREFHHGLDIVNRKGSPVVVTADGRVKFAGHNGGYGNLVVVDHGMGVETKYGHLFRIEVKVGDKVIRGQEIGALGNTGRSTGPHLHYEVVVNKHAVNPHQYFID; this is encoded by the coding sequence ATGAATAAAACTGAGAAATATACCTTGATCCTGTTGCGGGACGGTAATCAATATCCCCGGCGAATAGCCATTTCCAGAAAATGGCTGCGGCGCCTCTTCCTGCTTTTTGTTCCACCTGTTCTGGCTTTGTTTGTTGGGGCGGTGGTGTCGATATTTCTCTATGCCAGCAATTTAGATAGTATTAATGGCCATGAAAAATTAGTGCAGCAGGAAGCGGAAATGAAGGCGCAGATCGGTTTTTTTGCCTCTCGGATTGATAATCTTACGGACCAATTGACCCGGATTAAGGAGAGCAATGTAAAAATCAAGGTTCTGGCTAACTTGAACGTGCATTCGGGAAGTAGTGTCCGACAGGGTCTCGGGGGGCCTGATCCAGCGGCTGCCGCCTTGACGACAGACAGTCTGGATGCAGCCAGAAGCCAGGCCATTGAAAATATGCACCGGGATATTCAGGTGCTGGAGCTGCGGTTGGTTGATGAACAGCAGCAAAGTAATCTGCTCCAGGATTATCTGGAGGAGCAGAAGGCGGTACTCAATTTCACTCCTTCGATCAGACCGGTTAGGGGTTGGATCAGCTCCGGGTTTGGTTATCGACGTTCACCTTTTACCGGCAAGCGGGAATTTCACCATGGGCTTGATATCGTTAATCGTAAAGGGAGTCCAGTAGTGGTGACTGCCGATGGACGGGTTAAGTTTGCCGGCCATAATGGCGGTTATGGTAACCTGGTTGTAGTTGATCATGGCATGGGGGTGGAAACTAAGTATGGTCACTTGTTTCGTATAGAAGTCAAGGTTGGCGATAAAGTCATCAGGGGACAGGAAATAGGTGCCTTGGGGAATACCGGGCGCAGCACCGGTCCCCATCTTCATTATGAGGTTGTGGTAAATAAACATGCTGTGAATCCACATCAGTATTTTATTGATTGA